A single window of Gimesia chilikensis DNA harbors:
- the amaB gene encoding L-piperidine-6-carboxylate dehydrogenase translates to MTHPIQEVLKRIGVNDHPVAVAVGNTWQAGAGEALTGKSPIDGSTLVKLTQATPSDVDTVVATAQSAFRTWRNVPAPRRGEFVRLIGNALREHKADLAAIVSWEAGKITQEALGEVQEMIDICDFAVGQSRQLYGKTIASERPGHRLMEQWHPLGPIGVISAFNFPVAVWSWNAMLAFVCGDPVVWKPSEKTPLCAIACQQIVNNVARDFPEAPDGISSLLIGGADVGQALAAHPDLPLISATGSVPMGRAVASTVAGRLGLSLLELGGNNAMLVTESADLEMTVRSALFSAVGTCGQRCTSLRRLIVHDSIADKLLASLKKAYEKLPIGNPLDEGTLVGPLVDQRSLDAMQHALRTAEEQGGTVHFGNPIMEDVPAGGCYVHPAIVEMPGQTEIVQQETFAPILYVIRYTDLDEAIALHNGVPQGLSSSIMTNDIRQAEQFLSPAGSDCGIANVNVGPSGAEIGGAFGGEKETGGGRESGSDAWKAYMRRATNTINYSTELPLAQGIKFDL, encoded by the coding sequence ATGACTCATCCGATACAGGAAGTTCTCAAGCGGATCGGCGTCAACGATCATCCCGTCGCCGTTGCCGTCGGAAATACGTGGCAGGCAGGCGCGGGTGAAGCACTGACGGGCAAATCCCCCATCGACGGGTCGACGCTCGTCAAGCTCACCCAGGCCACGCCGAGCGACGTCGACACGGTGGTCGCCACCGCCCAATCCGCTTTCAGGACATGGCGCAACGTCCCCGCCCCCCGCCGCGGCGAATTCGTCCGGCTGATCGGAAACGCCCTGCGCGAACACAAGGCCGACCTCGCTGCCATCGTCAGCTGGGAAGCCGGCAAAATCACGCAGGAAGCCCTCGGCGAAGTACAGGAAATGATCGACATCTGCGACTTCGCCGTCGGGCAGAGCCGCCAGCTCTACGGCAAAACAATCGCCAGCGAACGTCCCGGCCATCGCCTGATGGAACAGTGGCACCCGCTCGGACCGATCGGCGTGATCAGCGCCTTCAACTTCCCGGTCGCCGTCTGGTCCTGGAATGCGATGCTCGCCTTCGTCTGCGGCGACCCGGTTGTCTGGAAGCCCTCGGAAAAAACGCCACTCTGCGCCATTGCCTGCCAGCAGATTGTCAACAACGTCGCCCGCGACTTCCCCGAAGCCCCCGACGGTATCTCCAGCCTGCTCATTGGCGGTGCCGACGTCGGACAGGCACTCGCCGCACACCCCGATCTCCCGTTGATCTCAGCCACCGGCTCGGTACCCATGGGACGCGCTGTCGCCTCCACGGTTGCCGGTCGGCTGGGATTAAGTCTGCTCGAACTGGGCGGCAACAACGCGATGCTTGTCACCGAATCCGCCGACCTCGAAATGACGGTCCGCTCCGCCCTCTTCTCCGCCGTGGGGACTTGTGGCCAACGCTGCACATCGCTCCGTCGCCTGATCGTCCACGACAGCATCGCCGACAAACTCCTCGCATCGCTCAAGAAAGCCTACGAAAAATTACCGATCGGCAATCCCCTCGATGAGGGAACGCTCGTCGGCCCACTCGTCGATCAGCGCTCGCTCGACGCGATGCAGCACGCCCTCCGCACCGCCGAGGAACAGGGAGGCACCGTCCATTTCGGCAATCCGATTATGGAAGATGTCCCCGCGGGCGGCTGTTACGTCCACCCCGCGATCGTCGAGATGCCCGGCCAGACCGAAATCGTACAACAGGAAACCTTCGCCCCCATTCTGTACGTCATTCGCTACACAGATCTGGACGAAGCCATCGCCCTGCATAACGGCGTGCCCCAGGGGCTCTCCTCCTCCATCATGACCAACGACATCCGCCAGGCGGAACAGTTTCTCTCTCCCGCCGGCTCCGATTGCGGCATCGCGAATGTCAACGTCGGCCCCAGCGGTGCAGAAATCGGCGGCGCATTTGGAGGCGAAAAAGAAACCGGCGGCGGCCGCGAATCCGGCTCCGACGCCTGGAAAGCCTACATGCGCCGCGCCACCAACACCATCAACTACTCCACCGAACTCCCCTTAGCCCAGGGCATCAAATTCGACCTGTAA
- a CDS encoding NTF2 fold immunity protein, with amino-acid sequence MNSQNKIEEAKHCLIDFFGKMYEWESAVIEMEERADNDEITEDEIQQYLKQAKADLELIFEEFCEVGKTAKRLRDEGLAFSIPPEYDLEENPIESILEKNNKVIIETKPASGLGFCYRYELINTDNGWKIRDNRKHATLTPDAKWSSDLL; translated from the coding sequence ATGAACTCTCAAAATAAAATTGAGGAAGCAAAACATTGCCTGATCGATTTCTTCGGAAAAATGTATGAGTGGGAGTCAGCTGTAATCGAAATGGAAGAGCGAGCCGATAATGATGAAATCACTGAAGATGAAATACAGCAGTACTTAAAACAGGCAAAAGCAGATTTGGAATTGATCTTCGAGGAATTTTGCGAAGTTGGTAAAACCGCGAAACGCCTGCGGGACGAAGGTCTAGCATTCAGTATTCCTCCCGAGTATGACCTTGAAGAGAATCCAATCGAGTCGATTTTAGAAAAGAACAACAAGGTCATTATAGAAACAAAACCGGCCTCCGGGTTAGGTTTTTGTTATCGCTATGAACTGATCAATACAGATAATGGCTGGAAGATTCGAGACAATCGAAAACATGCCACACTCACGCCTGATGCAAAATGGTCAAGTGACCTGTTATAG
- a CDS encoding DUF1501 domain-containing protein, which yields MLFDPKNVSHGFSTSPVSRRAMLEQSVLGMGAVGLAALLADEGLLEASDGKQAVTGQSHFPATAKSVIFLFMSGAPSQVDTFDPKPLLTKLEGEPVPASIASRVPNIPRAGLGSKLMASPFTFKNYGESGIPVSNMFPETAKMIDEICVLRSVNHRVPVHGPGECIALTGSAVGDRPSLGAWMTYGLGSESRDLPGFISMLSNSTGPAPQTPGWGNGFLPSRYQGTLVDGKRGIPYTKMPAGYSHANRREQLDFIKWMNEEHLQQLGQDSELEARIASYELGFRLQTSAPEVFDLKSESAETAELYGLDDKETAEFGRHCLIARRLVERGVRVVQLRNGGWDAHGAIKANHTKRSKATDRPVAALLRDLKQRGLLDETLVVWGGEFGRTPTTEGNTKGDRRGRDHLPTTYCMWMAGGGVKGGQIIGQTDELGYTPVERPMSPADLHATLLHALGLDQHKLVYRHNNRKEIATVLGGEVVSEVFG from the coding sequence ATGTTGTTTGATCCGAAGAATGTGAGTCATGGTTTTTCCACGTCGCCTGTGAGCCGACGGGCGATGCTGGAGCAGAGCGTGCTGGGCATGGGAGCGGTCGGTCTGGCGGCGCTGCTGGCGGACGAGGGATTGCTTGAGGCCTCCGACGGAAAGCAGGCGGTGACCGGACAGAGCCATTTTCCGGCGACGGCGAAGAGTGTGATCTTTCTGTTCATGTCGGGTGCGCCGAGCCAGGTGGATACGTTCGATCCGAAGCCGCTGCTGACGAAGCTGGAGGGAGAGCCGGTCCCGGCGAGCATTGCGTCCCGGGTGCCCAACATTCCGCGGGCGGGGCTGGGTTCGAAGCTGATGGCGTCGCCTTTCACGTTTAAGAATTATGGGGAGAGCGGGATTCCCGTGTCGAACATGTTTCCCGAGACGGCGAAGATGATCGATGAGATCTGCGTGCTGCGGTCGGTGAATCATCGGGTGCCCGTGCATGGTCCCGGGGAATGCATCGCGCTGACCGGATCGGCAGTGGGGGACCGGCCCAGCCTGGGAGCGTGGATGACGTACGGGCTGGGGAGTGAGAGCCGCGACCTGCCCGGATTTATTTCGATGCTGTCGAACAGCACCGGGCCGGCACCACAGACGCCGGGCTGGGGGAACGGGTTTCTGCCTTCGCGTTACCAGGGGACCCTGGTGGACGGCAAGCGGGGGATTCCCTATACGAAAATGCCCGCCGGTTATTCGCACGCCAACCGGCGCGAGCAGCTGGATTTCATCAAATGGATGAACGAAGAGCATCTGCAGCAGCTGGGGCAGGATTCGGAACTGGAAGCGCGGATTGCCTCGTATGAGCTCGGGTTCCGGCTGCAGACATCGGCCCCGGAGGTGTTTGATCTGAAGAGTGAATCGGCAGAGACAGCGGAGCTGTATGGCCTGGATGACAAGGAGACGGCAGAGTTCGGCAGGCACTGTCTGATTGCCCGGCGACTCGTGGAACGGGGCGTGCGGGTGGTGCAGCTGCGGAACGGAGGCTGGGACGCGCATGGGGCGATCAAGGCGAATCACACGAAACGCTCCAAAGCAACGGACCGGCCGGTGGCGGCGCTCTTGAGAGACCTGAAACAACGGGGGCTGCTGGATGAGACGCTGGTAGTCTGGGGCGGTGAGTTTGGTCGGACGCCGACGACGGAAGGGAATACGAAAGGAGACCGGCGGGGCCGCGACCATCTGCCGACGACGTATTGCATGTGGATGGCCGGCGGCGGCGTGAAGGGGGGCCAGATTATCGGTCAGACGGATGAGCTGGGTTATACGCCAGTGGAACGACCAATGTCGCCCGCGGACCTGCATGCGACGTTGCTGCATGCTTTGGGCCTGGATCAGCATAAGCTTGTATATCGGCATAATAACCGGAAAGAGATTGCGACGGTGCTGGGTGGGGAAGTGGTGAGTGAGGTGTTTGGGTAG
- a CDS encoding PSD1 and planctomycete cytochrome C domain-containing protein yields the protein MGGLLFCSARAFAGETPRLAHGLVNPQIDSVKRDQKGFGWNGGWVLSNRHPALFVDAKPKQASGSAIQHEALIQGSVERNNPLRRELKETYQDQELFLRFRFRYAADQKPRDEGEFFVFWLDRYEGSDKAVHANHVPNIGVHIASSGPQNGKVVFMVRIGSQQTAWSSVELERDRDYVVVGRLSKPEKSLRAGFTRFDLWVDPKPDELGEPVASTVNPQSVNAVRWVGFATGYKTELEDRIYVSDLVLSRTWNDVLDLSPGQIPKLAGNKKTAWSKPVDFEKEIYPLLKSRCFNCHAGANPDSGYRLDVHEELLGFSTGEELIVPGDSEQSKLIELVSTQVSETRMPPIDAGAALKKEEIAKLRAWIDQGAKWDYALLPTPKTESDHWAFQPVQRPEVPQVKSGKPIRTAVDAFLARAWNKAGITPVPEADRGTLIRRLYLDLTGLPPSAEEIEAFEFNTDPRAYEKLVERLLASPHYGERWARYWLDLTRWAESHGYQHDLPRPYAWRYRDYVIESFNADKPYDVFLKEQLAGDELTPYADENVIATGFLASARISGNNMDKAAQRNDVLVDIVNVTSSALLGLTLECAQCHNHKFDPLTQRDYYRLQGFFVNGQLGNLSLKGDGLPNPTEMNVWMPKGTYDFYQREAKKLINRKRFAHTKEPHTWGYFSPLTGQAEIERLPVVNRDPIPYSAEQLKQTKSQILIRGDVHKRGPEVGKGWPAVLGATTSGSGQLSRMALAEWLTDRKNPLVSRVWVNRLWQYHFGRGLVATPSDFGVQGEPPSHPELLDWLASELMEQGWSTKQIHREIVLSSAYRQQRSFNEANLKRDPENRLLWSWPRRRLEAEVIRDSILCATGELKREVGGPSVPQEREEQNLRRTIYLFQRRSEMPSVMAMFDAPDSVTSCSRRQVSTVALQPLFMLNSQFMDRRAQVLAEKITKDVGEDHGQQVTQAFLRVLGRKPNEQERERSLVFFQGEESAESKTRRLSMLCHALMNLNEFMYIP from the coding sequence GTGGGCGGGTTACTGTTCTGTTCCGCACGAGCGTTTGCCGGGGAAACTCCGCGGCTGGCGCATGGGCTGGTCAACCCGCAGATTGATTCCGTGAAACGGGATCAGAAAGGGTTTGGCTGGAACGGGGGCTGGGTGCTTTCGAATCGTCACCCGGCACTGTTTGTGGATGCGAAGCCGAAGCAGGCCTCCGGTTCCGCGATTCAGCATGAGGCGTTGATTCAGGGATCGGTCGAGCGGAACAACCCGTTGCGGCGGGAGTTGAAGGAGACGTACCAGGACCAGGAACTGTTTCTGCGGTTTCGCTTCCGGTATGCGGCGGATCAGAAGCCGCGCGATGAAGGGGAGTTTTTCGTCTTCTGGCTGGATCGTTACGAGGGTTCGGATAAAGCCGTGCATGCGAATCATGTTCCGAATATCGGCGTGCATATTGCCTCCAGCGGTCCCCAGAATGGGAAGGTCGTTTTCATGGTGCGGATTGGCTCACAGCAGACAGCCTGGAGTTCGGTGGAACTCGAACGCGACCGGGATTACGTGGTTGTGGGGCGGCTGTCGAAGCCGGAGAAATCGTTGCGGGCTGGGTTCACGCGGTTTGATTTGTGGGTGGATCCGAAGCCGGACGAACTGGGTGAGCCGGTGGCATCGACCGTGAATCCACAGAGTGTGAACGCCGTGCGGTGGGTCGGTTTTGCGACGGGTTACAAGACAGAACTGGAAGACCGGATCTACGTGAGTGATCTGGTACTGAGCCGGACGTGGAACGATGTGCTGGATCTTTCGCCCGGACAGATTCCCAAATTAGCGGGCAATAAAAAAACGGCGTGGTCGAAGCCAGTGGACTTTGAGAAAGAGATTTACCCGCTGCTCAAGTCGCGGTGTTTCAACTGTCATGCGGGGGCGAATCCGGATTCCGGGTATCGGCTGGATGTGCATGAGGAACTGCTGGGCTTCAGTACGGGGGAAGAGTTGATTGTGCCGGGGGACAGCGAGCAGAGCAAGCTGATCGAACTGGTCTCCACACAGGTGTCGGAAACGCGAATGCCTCCCATCGATGCGGGCGCGGCATTGAAGAAAGAGGAGATTGCGAAGCTGCGGGCGTGGATCGACCAGGGGGCGAAGTGGGATTATGCATTGCTGCCGACACCGAAGACGGAATCGGATCACTGGGCGTTTCAACCGGTGCAGCGTCCCGAGGTGCCGCAGGTGAAGAGCGGTAAACCGATTCGGACGGCGGTCGACGCATTCCTGGCGCGGGCCTGGAATAAAGCCGGGATCACGCCGGTTCCCGAAGCGGACCGGGGGACGCTGATCCGTCGGTTGTACCTGGATCTGACGGGGCTGCCGCCGAGTGCAGAGGAGATTGAGGCGTTCGAATTTAATACTGATCCTCGGGCGTATGAGAAACTGGTGGAGCGGTTGCTGGCTTCTCCCCATTACGGCGAACGCTGGGCGCGATACTGGCTGGATCTGACGCGGTGGGCCGAGAGTCACGGCTATCAGCATGATCTGCCGCGACCTTATGCGTGGCGGTATCGGGATTATGTGATCGAGAGTTTCAACGCAGACAAGCCTTATGATGTGTTCCTCAAGGAGCAACTGGCGGGGGATGAGCTGACGCCTTACGCGGATGAAAACGTGATCGCGACCGGTTTTCTGGCTTCGGCCCGGATCAGCGGGAACAATATGGATAAGGCGGCGCAGCGGAACGATGTGCTGGTGGACATTGTGAATGTGACGAGCAGTGCGCTACTGGGGCTGACACTGGAATGTGCCCAGTGCCATAATCATAAGTTCGATCCCTTGACGCAGCGCGACTATTATCGGCTGCAGGGATTCTTTGTGAATGGACAGCTGGGGAATCTGTCGCTTAAAGGGGACGGGCTGCCCAACCCGACCGAAATGAATGTCTGGATGCCGAAAGGGACATATGATTTTTATCAGCGCGAAGCGAAGAAGCTGATCAACCGCAAGCGATTCGCGCATACGAAGGAGCCGCATACGTGGGGGTATTTTTCGCCGTTGACCGGACAGGCAGAGATCGAGCGGCTGCCAGTGGTGAACCGGGATCCGATTCCGTATTCCGCGGAACAGTTGAAGCAGACGAAGTCGCAGATTTTGATTCGCGGCGATGTGCATAAGCGAGGACCGGAAGTGGGCAAGGGCTGGCCTGCGGTACTGGGAGCGACGACGAGCGGTTCGGGGCAACTGTCGCGGATGGCGTTGGCGGAGTGGCTGACGGATCGGAAGAACCCGCTGGTTTCGCGGGTGTGGGTGAACCGGTTGTGGCAGTATCACTTCGGGCGGGGACTGGTGGCAACGCCCAGCGATTTCGGCGTGCAGGGGGAGCCCCCTTCGCATCCGGAACTGCTGGACTGGCTGGCCTCGGAACTGATGGAGCAGGGGTGGAGTACAAAGCAGATTCACCGGGAGATTGTGCTGTCTTCCGCGTATCGGCAGCAGCGGTCGTTCAACGAGGCGAACCTGAAACGGGATCCGGAGAACCGGCTGCTGTGGAGCTGGCCGCGACGTCGGCTGGAAGCGGAAGTGATTCGGGATTCGATTTTGTGTGCGACGGGAGAACTGAAACGGGAGGTCGGGGGGCCGAGTGTGCCCCAGGAGCGAGAGGAGCAGAATCTGCGGCGGACGATTTACCTGTTCCAGCGACGAAGCGAAATGCCGTCGGTGATGGCGATGTTCGATGCGCCGGACAGTGTGACCAGCTGTTCGCGGCGACAGGTTTCGACGGTGGCACTGCAGCCGCTGTTTATGTTGAACAGCCAGTTCATGGATCGACGGGCGCAGGTGCTGGCGGAGAAGATCACAAAGGATGTGGGCGAGGATCACGGGCAGCAGGTGACGCAGGCGTTTCTGCGTGTGCTGGGACGCAAGCCGAATGAGCAGGAGCGGGAACGGTCGCTGGTCTTTTTCCAGGGTGAAGAGTCTGCCGAATCGAAAACACGGCGGCTGTCGATGTTGTGTCATGCGTTAATGAATCTCAACGAGTTTATGTATATTCCCTGA
- a CDS encoding FecR domain-containing protein — MNSPDNALRNELARLTSRLMADELTTVEDARLTEMLNAHPELIDEYSDQLHLDQLLSTNLYAAVPDGISLEMLEADAVTEDAPVVVKATAAGAAGSGFGYLAQVSVVVVLLLLVGSFVWFRGNGETNFPEEPVVVTPEPLIELPRHVGMLLDTEDAVWEDEELGDDIAYGTRFTAGKQLWLKSGIARIRFESGAGVVLEGPAQIELNSSMHAKLNYGKLAAYVPDEAHGFTVDTPKMEIVDQGTRFGTVVDPLGKAEVHVFEGEVDIKPKAQAEQPRILKASQAVLFTRGNAHGADIRVTPTKFADVPTPEQLIAAKSGNYPPLEAVPFEAEAPFNEFALLHINTALPKNILAGEAFEYRATSLSEQTGGVGFGHEGWWADPNFTRLMVPEQRLQRGALEGGPMVLQSRGHHHAYPSLAHRMARKLAEPLTEDFYFSLLVKYEGLDKNDFFALWFDDMAGGKGSSHSRVPNFGLKEKQFFTRFEVNKEGFSRELIDGECFLLVGRVMKDESSDFNRLEFWVNPDGDRSATPDAVVQQETGAKPLKEINVVGMRIGQYTEVSDSLFVDRLVLGKTFESVTQPVEN; from the coding sequence ATGAATTCCCCCGACAATGCTTTGCGGAATGAACTGGCGCGGCTGACCAGCCGGTTGATGGCGGATGAGTTGACGACTGTCGAGGATGCGCGGCTGACCGAGATGCTTAATGCGCATCCCGAGCTGATCGACGAATACTCGGACCAGCTGCACCTGGATCAGCTGTTGAGCACAAACCTGTATGCGGCGGTGCCGGACGGGATCAGCCTGGAGATGCTGGAAGCGGATGCGGTGACTGAGGACGCGCCTGTGGTTGTGAAAGCCACGGCAGCGGGAGCTGCGGGGAGTGGCTTCGGTTATCTGGCGCAGGTTTCTGTGGTTGTTGTGCTGCTGCTCCTGGTGGGGAGCTTTGTCTGGTTCCGGGGAAACGGAGAGACGAACTTTCCTGAGGAGCCGGTGGTGGTCACTCCCGAACCGCTGATTGAGCTGCCTCGACATGTGGGGATGCTGCTGGATACCGAGGATGCGGTCTGGGAAGACGAGGAACTGGGGGATGACATCGCTTATGGAACCCGGTTTACTGCGGGGAAGCAGTTGTGGCTGAAATCGGGGATTGCCCGGATTCGCTTTGAAAGCGGGGCGGGGGTAGTGCTGGAAGGTCCCGCGCAGATTGAACTGAATTCGTCCATGCATGCAAAGTTGAATTATGGCAAGCTGGCCGCCTATGTGCCTGATGAAGCACACGGATTTACCGTCGATACGCCGAAGATGGAGATTGTCGATCAGGGGACGCGGTTCGGGACGGTCGTCGATCCACTCGGCAAGGCCGAAGTGCATGTGTTTGAGGGGGAGGTTGATATCAAACCCAAGGCGCAGGCGGAGCAGCCCCGTATTCTGAAAGCGAGCCAGGCGGTGTTGTTCACACGCGGGAATGCACATGGGGCCGACATCCGGGTGACGCCGACCAAGTTTGCGGATGTACCGACGCCGGAACAGCTGATCGCGGCGAAATCGGGAAACTATCCGCCGTTAGAAGCGGTGCCCTTTGAAGCGGAAGCACCTTTCAATGAATTTGCGCTGCTGCACATCAATACGGCATTACCCAAAAACATTCTGGCAGGGGAAGCATTCGAGTACCGAGCGACTTCGTTGTCGGAACAGACCGGGGGCGTGGGCTTCGGTCATGAGGGCTGGTGGGCCGATCCGAATTTCACGCGGTTGATGGTTCCCGAACAGCGTCTGCAGCGGGGCGCACTGGAGGGGGGACCGATGGTATTGCAATCCCGCGGTCATCATCATGCTTATCCTTCCCTGGCACATCGCATGGCCCGCAAACTGGCAGAGCCGCTTACCGAGGATTTCTATTTCAGTCTGCTGGTGAAGTACGAAGGGTTGGACAAGAACGATTTCTTTGCCCTCTGGTTCGACGATATGGCGGGGGGCAAGGGGAGCAGTCATTCGCGGGTTCCCAACTTCGGCTTGAAAGAGAAACAGTTCTTTACCCGTTTCGAGGTGAACAAGGAAGGCTTTTCCAGGGAACTGATCGACGGGGAATGTTTTCTGCTGGTGGGGCGGGTAATGAAAGACGAGTCGTCTGATTTCAATCGCCTGGAATTCTGGGTGAATCCGGACGGTGATCGGAGTGCGACTCCGGATGCCGTGGTGCAGCAGGAAACAGGGGCGAAGCCGTTAAAAGAGATCAACGTCGTGGGAATGCGGATTGGACAGTACACGGAAGTTTCTGATTCCCTGTTCGTGGATCGACTGGTACTGGGGAAGACTTTTGAATCAGTGACACAACCTGTAGAGAATTGA
- a CDS encoding sigma-70 family RNA polymerase sigma factor, whose translation MTNRDLDEEYVALIAGSQPVLRGLLVALIRRAADVDDVLQETNTVLWRKRDEYDPERAFLPWACRIAQLQALAFFKRVRNDGQAVLEERTLEQIAAATTRRAIEAKSHAEALTHCMEKLPSSHRQLVESRYRDAVPVNQIAADEGRSADAVSMTLYRIRKTLMECIQKTMAREAQT comes from the coding sequence TTGACGAATCGTGATCTGGATGAGGAATATGTGGCGTTGATTGCCGGGAGCCAGCCTGTGTTGCGGGGGCTGCTGGTGGCGCTGATTCGTCGGGCGGCCGATGTCGATGATGTGCTGCAGGAAACGAATACCGTTCTGTGGCGGAAGCGGGATGAGTATGACCCGGAGCGGGCGTTTCTGCCCTGGGCGTGCCGGATTGCTCAGCTGCAGGCGCTGGCCTTTTTCAAACGGGTGCGGAATGACGGTCAGGCGGTGCTGGAAGAACGGACGCTGGAGCAGATCGCGGCTGCAACAACGCGGCGGGCGATCGAGGCGAAATCGCATGCGGAGGCGTTGACGCACTGTATGGAAAAGCTGCCGAGTTCGCATCGACAACTGGTGGAGAGCCGATATCGGGATGCGGTGCCCGTGAATCAGATCGCTGCGGATGAGGGGCGGTCGGCGGATGCGGTTTCGATGACCCTGTATCGCATTCGCAAAACGCTGATGGAGTGCATCCAGAAGACGATGGCCCGGGAGGCGCAGACATGA